A region of the Octopus bimaculoides isolate UCB-OBI-ISO-001 chromosome 30, ASM119413v2, whole genome shotgun sequence genome:
cacgtatatatacatatatatatatatacatatatatacgtatatatacatatatatatgcatatacatacatacatgcacatagacatttatacttacatacatatatacatctcctCCCTCCATCTGTTCATAAATACTACCAAtccattctcaaattttcattcacacctcAAAATCCATCCTTTCGAATGAACAACACTGATTCCATGGCTCCATGctttgaaatgactaaatatcaactactattggaacttacaccccatgtacaggaaacttttttaccacttctatacaccagtTTCCTCGAATAATTGAACTGCAACTACagtttctactttcattcttttatttccctttatattccttatcttttccacaataattcgaactcaaatattttatcacaccgtctctgatgaagggatagccataatatcccagaaacagctgtaagactatttcagTCCTGAGGTGGGCACTGTTAATTGAAAAGTTAACTTCGTCAAACATTAACCCGTTAAGCAAGAATTTAACTTCGTTAACTGTTAACccgttaattctttgaaaatgtaactGAAGTTTAATCCGTGAACGTTAACTTTTATGGTAAAAAGGCATAACTAGAGTTTAATACTccaccgactttgttgcctcataacttctaGAAAAAAGGGTACTTTCTAACGAAACTTCCACCAAATGATCGCTTATCTCCTGTNNNNNNNNNNNNNNNNNNNNNNNNNNNNNNNNNNNNNNNNNNNNNNNNNNNNNNNNNNNNNNNNNNNNNNNNNNNNNNNNNNNNNNNNNNNNNNNNNNNNNNNNNNNNNNNNNNNNNNNNNNNNNNNNNNNNNNNNNNNNNNNNNNNNNNNNNNNNNNNNNNNNNNNNNNNNNNNNNNNNNNNNNNNNNNNNNNNNNNNNNNNNNNNNNNNNNNNNNNNNNNNNNNNNNNNNNNNNNNNNNNNNNNNNNNNNNNNNNNNNNNNNNNNNNNNNNNNNNNNNNNNNNNNNNNNNNNNNNNNNNNNNNNNNNNNNNNNNNNNNNNNNNNNNNNNNNNNNNNNNNNNNNNNNNNNNNNNNNNNNNNNNNNNNNNNNNNNNNNNNNNNNNNNNNNNNNNNNNNNNNNNNNNNNNNNNNNNNNNNNNNNNNNNNNNNNNNNNNNNNNNNNNNNNNNNNNNGGATATATGACTGTTGTTTCTACCACATCCCAAAACTTCCCgccttgtttctttctcactcacacatctcTTGATACTTTTCTCCCCATAAAAAAATTTTATGCATTGATGATGTCAGAATAACACTCTTGTAGTCCCAACCGAGCGAGGCcgtgttacgtgtgtgtgtgtgtaggaaaaaaacacctaaaaatatctttagtattcatattaatctgtcaaatgtaatgcttatttgttcacgttaTTTGGAATCATTCAGTTTCAAGAGGACTGTCCTCTTtgcaatatttgcttgtaactttgtaaattttttacatacagatttgaaattttgttagtgagtgctttatataccactggtttatAGTTATGCCATTTTAGTTGATTTTGctgagtaaatttgacttttatgggcaggaAAATTTAATcaacaggtgtaaaagcaataatattatggataaacactaaaattgaaattcttaatgcatcttacctgtttgatttattactaaaattatcccagatggcaACCCACAgaaattttgccacttttcatgatgaggtacattaatttgaattaattaaaatactagTATAATTGGTACAAGATGTTATTCTTTCGCTAAATATTTCGTATCTCAGTgtgcaataatttttttccacGGTCCTTTtggtaaattttgatattttcacccgcacaattttcactaacaaaaaatgaataataaaactaggattttttgcgtggaatcaattACCTTGACTTCCTAATGTGCGGCAAACCCATTATCTTCGTTCGGAAAAAATGGATGCGGGGAACCGGACACCCATCTGCCATCCCGGAATCATTGGGATTTTTTTCTCGTTGAATGAATTACGGAGATCTAATGTCACAAAACTGTTTTTTGGTTCGGAAAACGGGGTGGAACCCTCGGAAATTCACCCCACTCCACTcccaacattttacagaaatatgttTTCCAGAGTGTGGATTACAGGGTTCGTTATAAAACATATAGAGAATGTGAATTAATGTGCTAACATTTATATTGCGtatattttattctgaaaatatttttccgGTCGTAGTGCATgcatattttgttatgcaaccataatatgctacaaagtatattaaacgtttttataagtcaataccatgtaatactgtgttagcagtgtacTTAAATTGCGTGCTAAGGtcatctatagaaaatctgtagcgATGACCTTAATACGTGATCTAAGTTATGTGTTTTTGCATCATAATCATGCTGAGTAGTTTTCCTGTCACACTCCATagcacatatatttattgtactaaatctataattgttttatttcctGTCAGAATCTGCTGAACTAACTCATGATATTTACACTTTGATGACTTTAAATGAAATCATGAATGGaaaggtaaaaaatatttttaataaattggaaacaattttttaaaatttagaatataaacatcataaataatgatattcagaaacaaaaattatcaggagcaatattaaaaaaaatgtggttCTAATTACTCTTGCATAGATACTGAACAAAGTTCAAACTTAAAATCACTTAACCTGTTTGTGCTTTAAAATAGTACATATCTGCTAAttcaatttatgtatgtgttcatatacacaGAGTAATGAATTTTGCTGCCTCTAATATACATTGAATACTTATGTGTAGTTTGTGTATGCTTCACTGTGTTTGTTTATACTTTTGTGTATGAATAGTGTCACgtaatatgaacatacatacagaggATTTTTATcacaagaagaatatttaaattctttacatatctttctccattcttttaccacaaaaatatcaataaccaTTTGGTCAACATCTCAATCAATTTCTAATCTGCGGGACAGAAAACTCAaactattttcaataattttgattCTATTCTCAACAGGATGATTTCCCTGGTTTAATTCctctcatacacaaatatgttgattatatcgactacGATTTCAGTAAAAGACCTAAAATAATGCAATACTTGAAATACATCTCAGACAAAGCTGCAGGTGAGATTATTCATTTCCCTCAAAAGTAATGTTACTTTAAATATACAACATTtacctgtttctttctttttcaattataaaatataatgttaagCTGTATTTTATCCCTGTAACctctattattaataaaatatcacaCTCCAAACACTTAACACTTATATGAAagacaatgtgtgtatatgcatgtgtgaatagtATTCCTTCCAAATTATGTCTTGTGGTTAAATCATTCTACCATAGTTTGGTTTTAAACAAGATTTTCAAAACAATTATCACAgctaaaattaataaagaaaagaaagagataaagctTTATCTGTATCTGTTTGTACATCAGATCATGGGGATAGGATATTGTTACAGAATACAGCAAAGAATttccatataaaataaataataaaccatttattatttcaatttgttttatagGAAAGATAATGACAATGGCCCAATGGACAAGGCAATTTGTTAGAAATCATGAAGAGTACAAGAATGATTCTGTTGTCAGTGACAGAATCACTTATGATTTTATTGTGGAATGTGAAAGCATTGTCAACAATGAAGGACTTCCACAAGCGTTTATCAAGAGTTAACAAAATTCCGACAACTTCATCTGAAATATAATCAGTTACGAGCTACACACAGCTTAACCTACAAAACTGTGTCCCCACCCACAACTTTGTCTCCTGATAACTTCTAGAACAATGGATATTCTTTTAGCaacattttctacaaatacgcttcagatgctgcagattatgattatatcagaatttgatgtgaaaacaaAATCTTTCTGAAGGTGaggagaggagtttcagaaaattcacacaagacatttttcctcataactttcagaaaaatgagtaTTCTTGAATGAAATTTCCTCCAAATTTCCTTCCACATaatgtagattacaattatataagaatttaaaatgaaaaagatgGTGGACTTGCACGcaaacatactgacacacattacacatctacaaaatgaaacttgaaatttctaacaaatattgtgatatatgttagtctgtatgtgtacatgcccagcaattttatttttcacattaaattttgatgtaagcataatctacaccatctgaaatgtatttgtagaaattttcattaaaaacatccatttttctgaaagttatgtaGAAGAAAAGTtgactcgtgtgaattttccgaaacttctCACccctggaaaaaatatttttttacaacaaaATCCAATCGAATAATAATCTACACAGCCTGAAGCAtaattgtagaaaatttcattgacaAATATCGATTTTACTGGAAGCTATGAGGAAAGAAAGTTGGTGGTGGGCACAGTTTTGTAGGTATGTCCTACACATAATATATAACCTACATAACTATAATATAActtttatcttacttgtttcagtccattAGATTGTAGCCTTGATGGAACAGCAggttgaggaattttagtcaaactaatcaatgccaggacttattttctttttaaggcactttttgccaaactattaagttacggggacgtaaacacaccaacactagttgccaggtgatggtggggtggggtgcaaacacagacacacatatagttaatccaaaaaatggagaaaaaggtaaaaagaaaaaaacaacaacgcaaggacgtggtacatgcaaagtattaacaagacgctcagagaaggaaagagtggttgttttacgttttgagtaAACCTTTTCTTGGGAAACAGGggacataggaaagtccaaaagaaaaaggaagaacaatacaaaaaagaaacgGCCAACTGTCCACATgtaggctcctttcagtttccatataccaaattaactcacaaggcttNNNNNNNNNNNNNNNNNNNNNNNNNNNNNNNNNNNNNNNNNNNNNNNNNNNNNNNNNNNNNNNNNNNNNNNNNNNNNNNNNNNNNNNNNNNNNNNNNNNNNNNNNNNNNNNNNNNNNNNNNNNNNNNNNNNNNNNNNNNNNNNNNNNNNNNNNNNNNNNNNNNNNNNNNNNNNNNNNNNNNNNNNNNNNNNNNNNNNNNNNNNNNNNNNNNNNNNNNNNNNNNNNNNNNNNNN
Encoded here:
- the LOC106879113 gene encoding glutamate--cysteine ligase; this encodes MTLNEIMNGKDDFPGLIPLIHKYVDYIDYDFSKRPKIMQYLKYISDKAAGKIMTMAQWTRQFVRNHEEYKNDSVVSDRITYDFIVECESIVNNEGLPQAFIKS